A single region of the Plantactinospora soyae genome encodes:
- a CDS encoding sporulation protein encodes MPELQPNLSLAEVMTRVNCSNKGLAARVRTVAARHGTELKCDHVTVKRWLDGSQPRTQTAGFIAEALSEKAGLRISVEDIGMGQASPMATFESALQYPEEIAGARVNLLELARHDSANLPNVIAAPAVPAAWSAPLLPWLLSRPDPVPETGSTARRVGMAEVEAICGTNKMFMQLDFQYGGGHARSALAQYFTAEVLPLLDGKFTESVGKRLFSAASEVAQLLGWTAYDAGRHGLAQRYLIQALRLAQAGQDRVMGSRILSNLSHQANYLGRFTEAAQLARAAQEGGKETASATVMTMLLSMEARALAGSGDEKACAAVLVGAETIFGRRKPSDDPPWIDYFDEAELAGEMAHCFRDLRKPKLAQEFVGKAVALSDPSYVRTLAFMRLVLCASCIHELDLERAAGAGIEAITLAGSLKSERYLRYIRDLCNDLAPHRSSAAVVRFLGLADEVLSPSEGSPAAARAGVA; translated from the coding sequence GTGCCCGAGCTTCAGCCGAACCTGTCCTTGGCTGAGGTGATGACCCGAGTCAACTGCTCCAACAAGGGACTTGCCGCACGGGTTCGAACGGTCGCCGCGCGGCACGGAACAGAACTCAAGTGCGACCACGTCACCGTAAAACGGTGGCTCGACGGGTCACAGCCTCGGACGCAGACAGCCGGATTCATCGCGGAAGCCCTATCCGAGAAGGCCGGACTCCGGATCAGCGTCGAAGACATTGGCATGGGGCAGGCATCTCCCATGGCGACCTTTGAAAGCGCGCTCCAATACCCCGAGGAGATCGCGGGGGCACGTGTGAACTTGCTGGAACTCGCGCGCCACGATTCGGCAAACCTGCCGAATGTTATCGCGGCACCAGCCGTTCCGGCCGCATGGTCCGCGCCCCTCCTTCCATGGCTCCTGTCTCGCCCCGATCCGGTCCCGGAAACAGGCAGCACAGCGCGGCGAGTAGGGATGGCTGAAGTAGAGGCCATTTGCGGCACGAACAAGATGTTCATGCAACTCGATTTCCAGTACGGCGGCGGACACGCGCGCAGCGCCTTAGCGCAGTACTTCACTGCCGAGGTGCTGCCGTTGCTTGACGGGAAGTTCACCGAGAGCGTCGGGAAACGGCTGTTCTCCGCAGCGTCGGAAGTCGCTCAACTGCTTGGCTGGACCGCCTACGATGCCGGGCGGCACGGTCTGGCGCAGCGGTATTTGATCCAGGCGCTACGCCTGGCCCAGGCCGGCCAAGACCGGGTGATGGGAAGTCGCATCCTCTCGAATCTGAGTCACCAGGCGAACTACCTCGGCCGGTTCACTGAAGCAGCCCAGTTAGCGCGAGCCGCGCAGGAGGGCGGCAAGGAGACTGCCAGCGCAACCGTTATGACGATGCTGCTGTCGATGGAGGCACGTGCGTTAGCGGGATCAGGCGACGAGAAGGCTTGCGCGGCCGTACTGGTCGGGGCGGAAACTATATTTGGCCGTCGCAAGCCGTCGGATGACCCACCATGGATCGACTACTTCGATGAGGCTGAGCTAGCGGGAGAGATGGCCCACTGCTTCCGAGATCTCCGCAAACCGAAGCTGGCGCAGGAGTTTGTCGGCAAGGCTGTAGCTCTTTCCGATCCGAGCTATGTGCGAACGCTGGCCTTTATGCGCCTTGTTTTGTGCGCCAGTTGTATCCACGAACTTGACCTGGAGCGCGCGGCGGGTGCGGGAATCGAGGCAATCACCCTTGCCGGAAGCCTCAAGTCCGAGCGGTACCTCCGCTACATCCGCGACCTGTGCAACGATCTCGCGCCGCACCGGTCAAGCGCGGCAGTGGTTCGGTTCCTCGGCCTGGCCGACGAAGTGCTCTCACCCTCAGAAGGGAGCCCAGCGGCGGCGAGAGCTGGGGTCGCGTAG
- a CDS encoding restriction endonuclease, translating to MGAIDLQPGTVITRQDRSDRWGGSIQGGILPSSSTPNVFVYSDPAEGRKWGYDFDGWSTDGSVFFYTGEGAEGDQTFAYWKNQAVLAHNEQGRTLHLFIAASGRQRGGKLHRYVGEFEVDPALPHVRADDPVRERSVIVFRLRPLGAVDRAEPDVAGFPDVEQTAESSVVPTESADAGSFVRAPSKGGLALRRETNLSKRYEKHLVDQGHIVGRCRVRPPGEIGYLFTDLYDSTADELYEAKAVSTRDAIRCAIGQLFDYRRHIESKDARLTVLLPVRPASDLVDLIHSCGMNCVYETEKGFFKRIDPPS from the coding sequence GTGGGAGCAATCGACTTGCAGCCGGGAACGGTCATTACTCGCCAGGACCGCAGCGACCGATGGGGCGGCTCGATTCAGGGCGGGATACTGCCGTCGAGTTCAACGCCGAACGTCTTCGTCTACTCCGACCCCGCCGAGGGTCGTAAGTGGGGATACGACTTCGACGGTTGGTCCACTGACGGGTCTGTTTTCTTCTACACAGGCGAAGGCGCAGAGGGTGATCAGACGTTCGCCTACTGGAAGAACCAGGCCGTCTTGGCTCACAATGAGCAGGGTCGAACGCTGCACCTCTTCATCGCGGCCAGCGGTCGCCAGCGGGGTGGCAAGCTACATCGATATGTCGGTGAGTTCGAGGTCGATCCCGCCCTGCCGCACGTACGCGCGGATGACCCAGTCAGGGAACGATCTGTCATAGTGTTTCGTCTTCGTCCCCTGGGCGCGGTTGACCGTGCCGAGCCGGACGTTGCCGGGTTCCCGGATGTAGAGCAGACCGCGGAGAGCTCCGTAGTTCCGACCGAGAGTGCTGATGCCGGTAGCTTTGTTCGGGCACCGTCCAAAGGCGGTTTGGCCCTTCGGCGAGAGACAAATCTCAGCAAACGCTACGAAAAACACCTCGTCGATCAAGGGCATATCGTGGGACGGTGCCGAGTCCGACCCCCCGGAGAGATCGGATATCTTTTCACCGACTTGTACGACTCAACGGCGGATGAGCTCTACGAAGCCAAGGCCGTATCAACCCGCGACGCCATTAGGTGCGCGATCGGCCAACTCTTCGACTATCGACGCCACATCGAATCAAAGGATGCTCGGCTCACGGTGCTGCTTCCCGTGCGGCCGGCCAGCGATCTCGTGGATCTCATCCATAGTTGCGGAATGAACTGCGTATACGAGACTGAGAAAGGTTTCTTTAAGCGCATCGATCCACCTTCCTGA
- a CDS encoding phosphotransferase family protein, translated as MPEMGMSRSPFTSDEAVTVLGEACRTVGVPTSGATMIRLGENAIFRLPAAGLIVRISRSVEVLDDARKEVLVSAWLRDAGLPAARTADIPQPIVTLSHPVTFWHPIVDTGRKARADELAAALHQLHGLPPPTEFKLPELNMFGRVKERIDQAADLDPKDLEFLRGRLAKLRTEYDDLAYSSPACAVHGDAHVQNLIVDPAGTAVLIDFERFAFGHRETDLSVTATEYEIGWHTDQEYADFCRVYGYDVRTWDGFPVLRALNQFKMTTWLMQNVHEGPAVAEEFRNRLETLRDPSSRRRWAPF; from the coding sequence ATGCCTGAAATGGGCATGTCCCGCTCGCCTTTCACGTCGGATGAAGCGGTAACGGTCCTAGGCGAAGCCTGCCGAACGGTCGGGGTGCCGACCAGCGGCGCCACGATGATCAGGCTCGGCGAGAACGCGATCTTCCGCCTTCCTGCGGCGGGCTTGATCGTTCGCATTTCCCGTAGCGTCGAAGTGCTTGACGATGCCCGCAAAGAGGTTCTTGTATCGGCGTGGCTACGTGACGCGGGGCTGCCTGCGGCTCGGACCGCCGACATTCCTCAACCCATTGTGACATTGAGTCATCCTGTCACATTCTGGCATCCGATCGTGGACACAGGGCGTAAGGCACGGGCCGACGAGTTAGCAGCGGCCCTGCATCAATTACACGGTCTTCCTCCCCCGACGGAATTCAAGCTCCCAGAACTGAATATGTTCGGCCGGGTAAAAGAACGGATTGATCAGGCGGCAGATCTCGACCCGAAGGACCTGGAGTTCCTTCGGGGGCGGTTGGCCAAGCTTAGGACCGAATACGACGATCTCGCGTACTCGTCGCCTGCCTGCGCCGTACATGGTGACGCGCACGTGCAGAATCTTATCGTTGATCCGGCGGGGACTGCCGTGCTGATCGACTTTGAGCGCTTCGCGTTCGGTCACCGAGAAACGGACCTGTCCGTTACCGCCACCGAGTACGAGATCGGATGGCACACCGATCAGGAGTATGCAGACTTCTGCCGGGTCTACGGCTACGACGTACGGACCTGGGACGGGTTTCCGGTGCTACGTGCGCTCAACCAGTTCAAGATGACGACATGGTTGATGCAGAACGTCCATGAAGGCCCGGCGGTGGCCGAGGAGTTCCGAAACCGGTTGGAGACGCTACGCGACCCCAGCTCTCGCCGCCGCTGGGCTCCCTTCTGA
- a CDS encoding MerR family transcriptional regulator — protein MYPSLTPPRQVKIGDAAAFAGITPRAIRHYHEIGLLPEPERGGDGRRRYGYDDMTRLLWIRKMADAGISLDDMRAAFGEARDEAGDEALDQAPDIESVLSRLEKTLTAQEAATKRRRAAVQRLQVVGSPLGLLSELVTDRLSHLPPGALRPSDLDALLVTERIFGPLGAAIQAGTFIVLATHPDLRAEEDRLEAAEAALDDGVEPDDPRVEELAVQRCAHQMALNQAIEAAGLDAAEEKIFEIYDADLKGEEGTEMSAATAITKMPYDFSPARMRCVELAGRLFGEALADAHSADS, from the coding sequence ATGTACCCCTCCCTCACGCCTCCCCGGCAGGTCAAGATCGGTGATGCCGCTGCGTTCGCCGGGATCACCCCACGCGCCATCCGCCACTACCACGAGATCGGTCTGCTGCCGGAGCCCGAGCGCGGCGGGGACGGCCGCCGCCGCTACGGCTATGACGACATGACCCGCCTGCTGTGGATCCGCAAGATGGCTGATGCCGGTATCAGCCTGGACGACATGCGGGCCGCCTTCGGCGAAGCCCGGGACGAAGCTGGAGACGAAGCCCTGGACCAAGCCCCGGATATCGAGTCGGTCCTGAGCAGGCTGGAGAAAACCTTGACGGCGCAGGAGGCCGCCACCAAACGTCGGCGCGCGGCTGTCCAGCGCCTGCAGGTGGTGGGCAGCCCGCTGGGGCTGCTCTCCGAACTGGTCACGGACCGGCTCAGCCACCTGCCCCCGGGCGCGTTGCGCCCCTCCGATCTGGACGCCCTGCTAGTCACAGAACGGATCTTCGGGCCGCTGGGCGCCGCCATTCAGGCCGGCACGTTCATCGTGCTGGCCACCCACCCCGACCTGCGGGCCGAGGAGGACCGTCTTGAGGCGGCCGAGGCCGCCCTCGACGACGGCGTCGAACCCGACGACCCGCGCGTCGAAGAGCTCGCCGTACAGCGATGCGCTCACCAAATGGCCCTGAATCAGGCCATCGAGGCAGCTGGTCTCGACGCGGCCGAGGAGAAGATCTTCGAGATCTACGACGCCGACCTGAAAGGGGAGGAGGGCACAGAGATGAGTGCCGCCACAGCGATCACCAAGATGCCTTACGACTTCTCTCCTGCCCGGATGCGCTGCGTGGAACTCGCCGGACGGCTCTTCGGCGAGGCCCTTGCCGACGCCCACTCCGCGGACAGCTGA
- a CDS encoding NACHT domain-containing protein, whose protein sequence is MLSTDSVFVPLRLESAERTTTSSIEEIWGTEIRRVRIVGDPGSGKSSLTKRVFRHACRAALANPGRPLPILVDLKDFTPPAESDDSQHLADWGLAHLRTRVASVHGYNMDQLFDTSLTGRGIMVLFDGLDEVASSAYKRVSLALNALSDVLSNFSPANRMVLTMRTQFHVQIRGDFDTTFPKVFHIQPFSPGDIYAFLTRWPFPRGRDVSAIVNRLYSELTDKPTLRDMCSNPLVLAMYVASDQSSEESSTPDTRTAFYSQVVEELLVARRKRQLGLTAKSAIREQRERLLGRLALDNLLSQEQPANEIQWQAAIRAVTDIYSCPSHDEAARTIREVCKETGILSEERPSETLRFIHLTFCEFLAAKEAIQERHDGLNELIESHRAFTKGTAPQARTRLIEVIPFALGLSQRVSRTAALDSIWSIQDRAVVGRCFLETQAYDHKIWPRYVGREMKSLLRLGREFWDEEWLRRLHLLTVIIADENAWAKLYHRSPTLTLHSFFLQMIEGDREKLRTVIGSYAAFDPQAAFRIAEACEVDLVRDQPATVVEHLSNPPFYSMLIERLKADEEPHENWFMVLAEAALGSQYVAHQLSMEPWHILAGFQHPKKILRRTRWFMPVRGRYSWATHFLGLSLFTYCLTLALIRLDAHSYQRFPRLSIVRPLPPPGGSTWSYLMPIGRVIHFALQMLVIFGAGMLAAANPESPIATAALVMLVLLLSTLFVLESWPRRSAQFYLAILLRDVTLLPSPKAFQIYWHTPGALLARLTGRGLLANERITSLHYLRSVHGKVGPNQPDIFERELSPIDYGVASDQPVNSALRTPTL, encoded by the coding sequence ATGCTATCAACCGACAGCGTTTTCGTCCCATTACGATTGGAGAGCGCCGAGCGTACGACAACATCGAGTATCGAAGAGATTTGGGGCACGGAAATCCGTCGAGTGCGCATTGTCGGGGATCCTGGATCGGGGAAGTCTTCATTAACGAAGCGCGTATTCCGTCATGCATGTAGAGCCGCCCTCGCGAACCCGGGTAGGCCATTGCCAATACTTGTTGACCTAAAAGACTTCACTCCACCCGCCGAATCAGATGATTCTCAGCACCTGGCAGATTGGGGCCTTGCTCATCTTAGGACGCGAGTAGCGTCTGTACACGGATACAACATGGACCAACTTTTCGACACGTCCCTCACGGGACGTGGCATCATGGTCCTTTTCGACGGCCTAGACGAGGTAGCAAGTTCCGCGTACAAACGCGTCTCACTTGCGCTCAATGCGCTTAGCGATGTTCTGTCCAACTTCTCCCCTGCCAACCGCATGGTTCTTACAATGAGGACCCAGTTCCACGTGCAAATCAGAGGCGACTTCGACACTACCTTCCCGAAGGTTTTTCACATTCAACCCTTCTCTCCTGGGGACATTTACGCGTTCCTGACGCGATGGCCTTTTCCTAGGGGGCGCGACGTCAGTGCGATCGTCAACCGCTTGTATTCGGAACTGACTGATAAGCCGACGCTTCGTGATATGTGCAGTAATCCTCTAGTCCTCGCGATGTACGTCGCAAGTGATCAAAGCAGTGAGGAGTCAAGTACTCCGGATACTCGAACCGCCTTCTATTCGCAGGTAGTCGAGGAACTGCTCGTCGCCCGACGCAAACGACAATTGGGTCTTACCGCAAAGAGCGCGATCCGGGAGCAAAGAGAAAGACTCTTGGGTCGGCTAGCGCTCGATAATCTTCTGTCTCAGGAGCAGCCGGCGAATGAGATTCAATGGCAGGCGGCCATTAGAGCTGTTACAGACATCTACAGTTGCCCCAGCCATGATGAAGCAGCCCGGACGATTCGGGAGGTTTGCAAGGAAACAGGGATTCTCTCGGAGGAACGTCCGAGCGAGACCCTTCGCTTTATTCATCTGACGTTCTGCGAGTTTCTCGCAGCGAAAGAGGCCATACAAGAACGGCACGATGGATTGAATGAGCTAATCGAGTCCCACCGCGCCTTTACCAAAGGTACCGCACCTCAGGCCAGGACCCGCTTGATCGAAGTTATTCCATTCGCTCTGGGGCTCTCACAACGAGTATCCCGTACCGCTGCTCTCGACAGTATTTGGTCAATCCAGGACCGAGCGGTGGTCGGCAGATGCTTCCTCGAGACTCAGGCATATGACCACAAGATCTGGCCACGCTACGTCGGCCGTGAAATGAAGAGTCTTCTCCGACTAGGAAGAGAGTTTTGGGATGAGGAGTGGCTACGGCGCTTGCACTTGTTAACGGTCATCATTGCCGATGAAAACGCCTGGGCGAAGCTATACCATCGATCACCGACTCTTACATTGCATTCATTTTTCCTACAAATGATTGAAGGTGATCGCGAAAAGCTTCGGACTGTAATAGGTTCCTACGCCGCGTTCGATCCGCAAGCGGCATTCAGAATCGCAGAAGCCTGCGAAGTTGACCTCGTCCGAGACCAACCCGCTACCGTTGTAGAACATTTGTCAAACCCGCCATTCTATTCTATGTTGATAGAACGCCTAAAGGCGGACGAAGAGCCTCATGAGAATTGGTTTATGGTGCTGGCAGAAGCCGCACTCGGGAGCCAGTACGTAGCACATCAACTTTCAATGGAGCCCTGGCATATCTTGGCCGGGTTTCAACATCCTAAGAAAATTTTGCGACGAACTCGCTGGTTTATGCCAGTGAGAGGTAGATACAGCTGGGCCACACATTTCTTGGGACTGTCACTGTTCACCTACTGCCTGACACTCGCACTCATACGACTTGACGCCCACTCATATCAGCGGTTCCCACGACTAAGCATCGTTCGACCATTGCCGCCTCCAGGTGGATCGACTTGGTCGTATCTGATGCCAATAGGACGAGTCATTCACTTCGCGCTGCAGATGCTCGTGATCTTCGGGGCAGGGATGCTCGCTGCCGCGAACCCCGAAAGCCCTATTGCGACTGCAGCACTCGTAATGTTAGTGCTTTTGCTGTCGACACTATTCGTTCTCGAAAGCTGGCCCCGAAGGAGTGCCCAGTTCTATCTGGCTATCCTACTCCGTGACGTAACCTTACTGCCGTCTCCGAAGGCCTTTCAGATCTATTGGCACACGCCAGGCGCCTTGCTCGCGCGGCTCACGGGACGTGGGCTCCTTGCTAATGAGCGAATAACGAGCCTGCATTACTTGCGCTCGGTCCACGGTAAAGTTGGACCTAACCAGCCTGACATTTTCGAAAGAGAGCTATCGCCGATCGACTACGGTGTTGCCAGCGATCAACCCGTAAACTCCGCGCTACGAACCCCCACCTTATAG
- a CDS encoding DUF6284 family protein has protein sequence MDRHTDEPTAADLAAIEAEWPLIEAELSLLDAEIRALYTDGGPSPLDRRRIRRAEQGVMRTAATVGSPVTSTRLAA, from the coding sequence ATGGACAGGCACACGGACGAGCCCACTGCCGCAGATCTGGCCGCGATCGAGGCCGAATGGCCGCTGATCGAGGCTGAACTGTCCCTGCTGGATGCAGAGATCAGGGCGCTGTACACCGACGGAGGTCCGTCGCCGTTGGACCGGCGCCGGATTCGCCGAGCAGAGCAAGGGGTGATGCGGACCGCCGCCACGGTCGGCAGCCCGGTCACGTCGACCCGGCTCGCGGCGTAG
- a CDS encoding GntR family transcriptional regulator: MGGQGGSGVGFREIAAELREAIRSKSLPPGSPLPSETDVVKRWGVARVTARRALAALEAENLIETVPGRGRFVRDAGGTSGERTGAKFEAVAAAVRRSVESGAFPPGSRVPSESELSEQFRASVGTVRQALRVLESRGLLVSLPGKGRYVPHDPDSGPAVMTDAERIAADIRRDIERGELAAGASLPGENDLATRYGVARGTARRALTELERAGLVNTARGKGRVVVDQPASPADTESEDA; encoded by the coding sequence GTGGGCGGGCAAGGTGGCAGCGGAGTCGGCTTTCGTGAGATCGCGGCGGAGCTACGCGAGGCGATCAGGTCCAAGAGTCTGCCTCCGGGCTCCCCACTTCCCTCTGAGACGGACGTCGTCAAGCGGTGGGGCGTTGCCCGCGTCACCGCGCGTCGCGCCCTGGCCGCGCTCGAAGCGGAGAACCTGATCGAGACCGTTCCTGGACGGGGACGGTTCGTGCGCGACGCGGGAGGCACCTCGGGTGAGCGGACCGGGGCGAAATTTGAGGCGGTTGCGGCTGCCGTCCGGCGATCAGTCGAGAGCGGCGCATTCCCACCCGGCAGCCGTGTGCCGAGCGAATCCGAGTTGAGTGAACAATTCCGAGCATCTGTGGGCACCGTACGGCAGGCATTACGCGTTCTGGAGAGTCGTGGACTTCTCGTCTCGCTTCCGGGCAAGGGCAGGTACGTTCCGCATGATCCGGATTCAGGTCCGGCCGTCATGACAGATGCCGAGCGGATAGCCGCGGATATTCGCCGCGACATCGAGCGCGGGGAGCTTGCGGCTGGGGCGAGTCTGCCTGGTGAGAACGACCTCGCAACAAGATATGGAGTGGCGAGGGGGACTGCGCGCCGCGCCTTGACTGAACTAGAGCGTGCCGGACTGGTAAATACCGCCAGAGGGAAGGGGCGCGTCGTGGTCGACCAACCCGCGTCACCTGCTGACACTGAATCGGAAGATGCCTGA
- a CDS encoding ABC transporter permease, translating into MTTPTLNSAYPRSMEDLLPAARDLAERTGELPSRNRLMKEFKVGGPKARAILSALRQPLPDASPVTSEPSGETSQTRPETEADPGSDSSPEVASPVEKTVIDGTASESSPLPTPSVDPGASVIPERVRKPRPPVRSWVLLLLAAPAFVAIWSGWVGLGGLTGFGVVHPLPGIWDSLSINSAITLPIGVEAYAAYALRAWLSGDAVPVRARKFARVSGIGSLMLGALGQIAYHQMTAAGMTSAPAWITTVVACLPVAVLGMGAALAHLLHTNDQP; encoded by the coding sequence ATGACCACCCCGACCCTGAACAGCGCCTACCCCCGCTCCATGGAAGACCTGCTGCCGGCCGCTCGGGACCTGGCCGAACGGACCGGCGAACTTCCCTCCCGGAACCGGCTGATGAAGGAGTTCAAGGTAGGCGGACCCAAGGCCCGCGCCATCCTGTCCGCCCTCCGGCAACCGCTACCCGACGCCTCTCCGGTGACGAGCGAGCCCAGCGGAGAGACCTCGCAGACCCGGCCGGAGACCGAAGCGGACCCGGGTTCGGACTCGTCACCGGAAGTCGCCTCGCCGGTCGAGAAGACCGTGATCGACGGCACGGCGTCGGAGTCGTCGCCGCTGCCTACCCCGTCCGTAGATCCGGGCGCCAGCGTCATCCCCGAACGAGTACGCAAGCCGCGCCCGCCGGTGCGGTCATGGGTGCTGCTGCTGTTGGCCGCGCCCGCGTTCGTGGCTATCTGGTCCGGGTGGGTCGGGCTCGGTGGACTCACCGGGTTCGGCGTGGTTCACCCCCTGCCGGGCATCTGGGACTCGCTGAGCATCAACAGCGCGATCACCCTGCCCATCGGCGTCGAGGCGTACGCGGCGTACGCCCTGCGGGCATGGCTCTCCGGCGACGCCGTACCGGTCCGTGCCCGCAAGTTCGCCCGGGTTTCCGGCATCGGCTCACTGATGCTCGGCGCGCTCGGGCAGATCGCCTACCACCAGATGACCGCCGCTGGGATGACTTCCGCTCCGGCGTGGATCACGACGGTCGTCGCCTGCCTCCCCGTCGCCGTGCTCGGCATGGGCGCCGCACTGGCTCACCTGCTCCACACGAACGACCAGCCCTGA
- a CDS encoding GntR family transcriptional regulator — MSIDRRSHTPVYRQLANLIREGIYAGQYVAGAPLPSEVTLSQEYGVGRDAVRQALALLRSEGLVSTERGERSRVRVPPERVSVELPPGGRAVARMPADPERVERDMDEGVPVIEVHHPDGTTEIHPADKTELTRPV, encoded by the coding sequence ATGTCGATCGATCGGCGCTCGCACACGCCCGTGTATCGCCAACTCGCGAACCTCATCCGCGAGGGCATCTACGCCGGGCAGTACGTGGCAGGAGCGCCGCTGCCGAGCGAGGTCACCCTCTCGCAGGAGTACGGCGTCGGCCGGGACGCTGTCCGCCAGGCGCTTGCCCTGCTCCGCAGCGAAGGACTCGTCAGTACCGAACGTGGAGAACGCTCCCGGGTGCGGGTGCCACCTGAGCGGGTGTCGGTCGAGCTACCACCGGGCGGGAGGGCGGTCGCGCGCATGCCCGCCGACCCAGAACGCGTCGAACGCGACATGGACGAAGGCGTACCCGTGATCGAGGTCCACCACCCCGATGGCACCACCGAGATTCACCCAGCCGACAAGACGGAGCTGACCCGCCCGGTTTGA